A DNA window from Merismopedia glauca CCAP 1448/3 contains the following coding sequences:
- the psb34 gene encoding photosystem II assembly protein Psb34, with translation MYTTVNQEGQLNNYAKEPKAYYATYPSPEQQRNYLAQGAIATLFVGLLVVLSSVIS, from the coding sequence ATGTACACTACGGTCAACCAAGAAGGTCAACTCAACAACTACGCCAAAGAGCCAAAAGCCTACTACGCTACTTACCCTTCACCCGAACAACAGCGTAATTATTTAGCTCAAGGAGCGATCGCAACTCTATTTGTTGGTCTTCTAGTGGTACTTTCTTCAGTAATTAGCTAA
- the argF gene encoding ornithine carbamoyltransferase, giving the protein MGTLQGRDLLSLADLSTAEIRELLHLAAEMKAGKVNYRCDRVLGLLFYKASTRTRVSFSVAMYQLGGQVIDLNVDSTQVSRGEPLADTARVLDRYLDVLAIRTFDHQDLQTFADYAAIPIINALTDLEHPCQILADLLTIQEAFGDVSGLTLTYLGDGNNVAHSLLLGCALMGMNINVATPKGYQPDAKIVAQAKAIAGDRTQVIITDDPKMAVKDAAVLYTDVWASMGQENLADARIPIFQPYQINDELLELANTEAIVLHCLPAHREEEITDSVMEGKQSRVWDQAENRMHAQKALLASLLGST; this is encoded by the coding sequence ATGGGGACATTGCAAGGGCGAGATTTACTCAGTCTGGCAGATTTAAGCACAGCAGAAATTCGAGAATTATTGCACCTGGCAGCCGAAATGAAAGCTGGTAAAGTCAATTACAGGTGCGATCGCGTTCTTGGGTTATTGTTCTATAAAGCTTCGACTCGGACTCGCGTTAGCTTTTCAGTAGCGATGTACCAATTAGGCGGTCAAGTGATAGACTTGAACGTTGATAGCACTCAAGTCAGTCGTGGGGAACCTTTAGCAGATACCGCCAGGGTTTTAGATAGATATCTAGATGTGTTGGCGATTAGAACCTTCGATCACCAAGATTTGCAAACTTTTGCGGATTATGCAGCAATCCCGATTATTAATGCTTTGACAGATTTGGAACATCCCTGTCAGATATTGGCAGATTTATTAACTATTCAAGAAGCTTTCGGCGATGTTTCGGGTTTAACCTTAACTTATTTGGGAGACGGTAATAACGTCGCTCATTCTCTACTATTAGGTTGCGCTTTGATGGGGATGAATATCAATGTGGCGACTCCCAAGGGTTATCAACCAGATGCCAAGATTGTCGCACAAGCTAAAGCTATTGCAGGCGATCGCACCCAAGTTATCATCACAGATGACCCGAAAATGGCTGTGAAAGATGCAGCCGTATTATACACAGATGTTTGGGCAAGTATGGGTCAAGAAAACCTAGCTGATGCCAGAATCCCCATATTTCAACCCTATCAAATCAATGATGAATTACTAGAATTGGCTAATACTGAGGCGATCGTTTTGCACTGTTTACCAGCGCACCGAGAAGAGGAAATTACAGATAGTGTGATGGAAGGGAAACAGTCGCGAGTTTGGGATCAAGCTGAAAACCGAATGCACGCTCAAAAGGCTTTATTAGCTAGTCTTTTGGGAAGCACTTAA
- the ebsA gene encoding type IV pilus biogenesis protein EbsA encodes MQIENLKPAITEDVRLYAPFCPQAFRDSVLPQALTLYNGGFLEGERYIEGGQGIPFVATWQPSKLPLDLTRCRLQFDGNPELSYEVTMQNSELVKELIDVINNYQRTKHIDFPQSFYKKLLRVTEQTQV; translated from the coding sequence ATGCAAATCGAAAACCTTAAGCCTGCTATAACTGAAGATGTGAGGCTGTATGCTCCTTTTTGTCCCCAAGCATTTAGAGATAGCGTTTTACCCCAAGCATTGACTCTTTACAATGGGGGATTTTTAGAAGGAGAAAGATATATAGAAGGTGGTCAAGGTATTCCTTTTGTAGCTACTTGGCAACCATCGAAGCTACCTCTAGATTTAACTCGTTGTCGCTTGCAATTTGATGGTAATCCTGAATTAAGTTACGAAGTGACCATGCAAAATTCTGAATTGGTGAAGGAGTTGATTGATGTGATTAACAACTACCAACGTACCAAGCACATCGATTTCCCGCAGTCCTTTTACAAAAAACTGTTACGAGTTACCGAACAGACCCAAGTGTAA
- the truB gene encoding tRNA pseudouridine(55) synthase TruB has translation MAGFLNLNKPFGFTSHDCVAKVRRLLRLKKIGHGGTLDPAAVGVLPIAIGKATRLLQYLPSDKAYQATIRFGVTTTTDDLQGEVITSQAVDSLSLESVKTVLQQFEGKISQIPPKYSAIQVKGQRLYDLARSGTEVEVPVREVEVYGIEVLDWRNGDFPEVDLAIACGSGTYIRAIARDLGTLLHTGGTLAALTRTQSCGFQLADSLTFEQLETQLSTGIFTPISPATALQHLQVITLPFPEAKRWCQGQKILAATILNESQLSKSSEVPLITKIEAEDGSFLGISQLTKLDAELILIPQMVFEPVS, from the coding sequence GTGGCAGGATTTCTAAATCTCAATAAACCATTTGGCTTCACGTCTCATGATTGTGTGGCGAAGGTGCGACGACTCTTACGCCTGAAAAAGATCGGACACGGAGGGACTTTAGATCCTGCTGCTGTAGGGGTTTTACCCATAGCCATTGGGAAAGCTACCCGCCTATTGCAATATCTGCCCTCAGATAAAGCTTATCAAGCCACCATTCGTTTCGGGGTGACGACGACTACAGATGATTTACAGGGAGAAGTTATCACTTCCCAGGCTGTAGATAGCTTAAGTTTAGAGAGTGTCAAAACCGTTTTACAACAATTTGAAGGTAAAATATCCCAAATACCGCCTAAATACAGTGCGATTCAAGTTAAAGGTCAGCGATTGTACGATTTAGCTAGATCGGGAACTGAGGTAGAAGTTCCAGTTAGGGAAGTGGAAGTTTATGGAATCGAGGTTTTAGACTGGCGCAATGGAGATTTTCCAGAAGTAGATCTAGCTATAGCTTGCGGTTCTGGAACTTATATTAGAGCGATCGCCCGTGATTTGGGAACTCTTCTCCATACAGGAGGAACTCTCGCAGCTTTGACTCGCACCCAAAGTTGTGGTTTTCAACTTGCAGACAGCCTTACTTTTGAACAGTTAGAAACTCAGTTAAGCACAGGAATATTTACCCCAATTTCTCCCGCTACAGCTTTGCAACATTTACAAGTAATTACCTTACCTTTCCCAGAAGCCAAAAGATGGTGTCAAGGACAGAAAATTCTTGCTGCTACAATCTTGAATGAATCGCAATTGTCTAAATCCTCTGAAGTCCCACTCATTACCAAAATTGAAGCTGAAGATGGCAGCTTTCTAGGAATTTCTCAATTAACCAAATTAGATGCAGAATTAATCCTAATTCCTCAAATGGTTTTTGAACCAGTTTCTTGA
- a CDS encoding mechanosensitive ion channel family protein, giving the protein MLSQLLTFQLAQLTVPQNLVTLLTEAGLKILGAIAFFVVGRWLINFALGLMSRTLKGRQVDPTLIAYTRSTLRVLLTIVLVVAILGYLGIETASFAALLAGAGIAIGAAWSGLLANFAAGAFLIFLRPFKVGDFICAGGVTGTVEEIGLFVTQINTPDNIVTYVGNNKIFADNIQNFSHNAYRRVELVAQLSHDTDHKAAIKLLKERLQAIPNVITSPAPDVEILEFNLAGPVLAVRPYCNNKDYWQVYFDTNKLIRETFGEAGFSVPEQRYVFRNQMG; this is encoded by the coding sequence ATGCTTTCCCAACTTCTGACGTTTCAGCTAGCGCAACTAACAGTCCCGCAAAATCTTGTCACGCTGCTAACTGAGGCAGGATTGAAGATTCTAGGTGCGATCGCCTTTTTTGTAGTTGGTCGTTGGTTAATTAACTTTGCCCTCGGCTTAATGTCTCGGACTCTCAAAGGTCGCCAGGTCGATCCTACCTTAATTGCCTATACCAGATCCACCCTGAGAGTTCTACTCACTATTGTCCTGGTCGTTGCCATTTTGGGCTATTTGGGCATTGAAACTGCTTCCTTTGCGGCATTACTAGCTGGTGCTGGTATCGCTATTGGTGCGGCTTGGAGTGGCTTATTAGCTAACTTTGCGGCTGGTGCTTTCCTAATTTTCTTACGTCCCTTCAAGGTGGGAGACTTTATTTGTGCTGGTGGAGTAACGGGTACAGTTGAAGAAATCGGGTTATTTGTGACTCAAATCAACACTCCTGACAACATTGTTACCTATGTTGGGAATAACAAAATTTTTGCAGATAACATCCAAAACTTCTCCCACAACGCCTATCGACGGGTGGAATTGGTTGCTCAATTGAGTCATGACACCGATCACAAAGCAGCTATTAAATTACTCAAAGAACGCTTACAAGCCATTCCTAATGTTATAACTAGTCCCGCCCCTGATGTCGAGATTCTCGAATTTAATCTCGCAGGGCCAGTTTTAGCCGTGCGTCCCTACTGCAACAACAAAGATTACTGGCAAGTCTACTTCGATACTAACAAACTCATTCGCGAAACCTTTGGAGAAGCTGGCTTCTCAGTTCCCGAACAACGCTACGTTTTCCGCAATCAGATGGGTTAA
- the pgmB gene encoding beta-phosphoglucomutase — MEALGWTVVESKLDYKQAQEALFTIGNGYLGTRGALEEGYPSQHPVTLIHGVYDDVPVVYTELVNCPNWLSWKIKIDGETFRCDSEALLQADRGDILHYERRLDLRSGVLLREVTWRSPRGHTVELRFERFASISDRHVLAQRCQIKSVDFAATVEFEAQIDSEVDNQGLNHWEDLKQGDSNLNDQELGIWLEARTSKSEIQLAMAAKLVVADAEAEILAQHNPGCPSLTTQFFIHPGQTVNLEKLVTVFTSREVDDPKQSAWDKLQDLPSYMTLLAPQMATWRQIWENSDVLIEGDLKAQLAVRYNLFQLLIAAPRHDDTVSIPAKTLSGFGYRGHVFWDTEIFILPFFIYTQPELARNLLMYRYRTLPGARRKAQEGGYEGALFAWESAGTGDEVTPRWVPDKTGEMIRIWCRDIELHINTDVAYGVWKYWQVTGDDAWLQDYGAEIILDTAIFWASRVEWNRDRLCYEISDVIGPDENHEHVDNNAFTNGMVRWHLERALQLWSWLEQRDSAFAAQLARKINLTDTRLSKWVEIVQKIEVKQDQETCLIEQFDGFLNLEDVNLTDYEPRSESMQAILGISETNQRQILKQPDVLMLLYLLGDHYEDDGSACSRERTLATNWDYYHQRTDRSYGSSLAPAIHSILASQMQQPQAAYEDFMQAALVDLDNLRGNTAEGIHGACAGGVWQAIVFGFAGVRLTPNGFTTQPQLPPGWTRLKFRLQWQEQWYEFDLRPQNTQPSTMPEIQGVIFDLDGVLTDTADFHYLGWKQLADEMNIPFDSQINEGMRGLPRRESLLHILGDRQVPAVEFEEMMERKNGYYLKLIEGISPDNLLPGVRSLLEQLRSHQIKIGIGSSSKNARMVLEKLGIAEFIEAIADGYSVSRPKPAPDLFLHAANLLHLEPEKCLVVEDAGAGVEAALAANMWALGVGPHERLGHAHLVLPSLENTSWEDLQRRLNEVRSQFRFAI, encoded by the coding sequence ATGGAAGCTCTGGGTTGGACGGTAGTTGAAAGTAAGCTAGATTACAAGCAAGCACAAGAAGCTCTATTTACCATTGGCAATGGTTATTTAGGGACTCGTGGAGCTTTAGAAGAAGGTTACCCATCACAGCATCCAGTGACTTTGATTCACGGTGTCTATGATGATGTTCCAGTAGTCTATACAGAACTGGTGAATTGTCCCAATTGGTTGTCTTGGAAGATTAAGATCGATGGTGAAACTTTCAGGTGCGATAGCGAAGCGCTGCTGCAAGCAGATCGCGGGGACATCTTACACTACGAAAGACGGCTGGATTTACGCTCTGGGGTTCTCTTGCGAGAAGTTACTTGGCGCAGTCCTCGAGGTCATACCGTAGAGTTACGATTTGAACGATTTGCTAGTATTAGCGATCGCCATGTTCTTGCTCAAAGATGTCAAATTAAATCGGTAGATTTTGCTGCTACAGTCGAATTTGAAGCCCAAATTGACTCTGAAGTCGATAATCAAGGTTTAAATCACTGGGAAGATCTTAAACAAGGAGATTCAAACCTCAACGATCAAGAACTGGGGATTTGGTTAGAAGCTCGTACCTCTAAATCTGAGATCCAATTGGCAATGGCAGCTAAACTAGTGGTAGCGGATGCAGAAGCCGAAATCTTGGCTCAACATAATCCAGGATGTCCTAGCTTAACTACCCAGTTTTTTATCCATCCAGGACAAACAGTTAACTTAGAAAAACTGGTAACTGTTTTTACTTCCCGTGAGGTAGACGATCCAAAACAGAGTGCTTGGGATAAATTACAAGATTTACCTAGTTATATGACCTTGCTCGCTCCCCAAATGGCTACTTGGCGGCAGATTTGGGAAAATAGCGATGTCCTAATTGAAGGAGATCTCAAAGCTCAGCTAGCAGTAAGATATAACCTGTTTCAGTTGCTGATTGCTGCACCTAGACATGACGATACAGTCAGTATTCCCGCTAAAACTCTATCAGGTTTTGGTTATCGAGGTCATGTATTTTGGGACACTGAGATTTTCATTTTGCCCTTTTTCATCTATACTCAGCCAGAGTTAGCCCGTAACTTACTGATGTATCGCTATCGTACCTTACCAGGTGCTAGACGCAAGGCTCAAGAGGGTGGATATGAAGGCGCTTTGTTTGCGTGGGAAAGCGCTGGTACAGGCGATGAAGTCACACCTCGTTGGGTTCCTGATAAAACTGGAGAAATGATCCGCATTTGGTGTCGAGATATTGAATTGCATATCAACACCGATGTAGCTTATGGAGTCTGGAAATATTGGCAGGTTACAGGTGATGATGCCTGGTTGCAAGATTATGGGGCTGAAATTATCCTCGATACGGCAATATTTTGGGCTAGTCGGGTAGAGTGGAATCGCGATCGCCTCTGCTATGAAATTTCTGACGTGATTGGTCCTGATGAAAATCACGAACACGTCGATAATAATGCTTTTACTAATGGTATGGTGCGGTGGCACTTAGAAAGAGCATTACAGCTATGGTCCTGGTTAGAACAGCGAGATTCAGCTTTTGCTGCCCAATTAGCTCGTAAAATCAACCTAACAGACACAAGACTGTCCAAGTGGGTCGAGATTGTCCAAAAAATTGAAGTGAAGCAAGACCAAGAAACTTGTCTGATCGAACAATTTGATGGGTTTTTGAACCTGGAAGATGTGAATCTGACAGATTACGAACCCCGCAGCGAGTCAATGCAGGCAATTTTGGGGATTAGCGAAACTAATCAACGGCAAATTCTGAAACAGCCAGATGTCTTGATGCTGCTGTATCTGTTAGGAGATCATTATGAAGATGATGGTAGTGCTTGCTCTAGAGAAAGGACTTTAGCCACAAACTGGGATTACTACCACCAACGCACCGATCGCTCTTATGGTTCTTCCCTAGCTCCGGCAATTCACTCCATCTTAGCCTCTCAGATGCAACAACCCCAAGCCGCTTATGAAGACTTTATGCAAGCAGCTTTGGTAGATTTAGACAATCTCCGAGGAAATACAGCCGAAGGAATTCATGGTGCTTGTGCTGGAGGAGTTTGGCAAGCTATAGTGTTTGGGTTTGCTGGAGTACGCCTGACACCAAATGGTTTTACCACTCAGCCACAACTGCCTCCGGGCTGGACACGATTGAAATTTCGCCTACAATGGCAAGAGCAATGGTATGAGTTCGATCTGCGTCCTCAAAACACACAACCATCAACTATGCCGGAAATTCAAGGTGTAATCTTCGACTTAGATGGGGTACTCACCGATACGGCTGATTTTCACTATCTTGGTTGGAAACAATTAGCCGACGAAATGAATATCCCCTTCGATAGCCAAATTAATGAAGGGATGCGCGGTTTACCCAGACGGGAATCTTTGCTGCACATTTTGGGCGATCGCCAAGTTCCAGCAGTCGAGTTTGAGGAAATGATGGAACGCAAAAATGGCTATTACCTGAAACTAATTGAGGGGATCTCGCCAGATAATTTGTTACCAGGAGTCAGATCTCTACTAGAGCAACTGCGATCGCACCAGATTAAAATTGGGATTGGTTCTTCTAGCAAAAATGCGAGAATGGTACTGGAAAAACTAGGGATTGCCGAGTTTATTGAAGCGATCGCTGATGGTTACAGTGTCTCTCGTCCCAAACCAGCCCCAGATCTCTTTCTCCATGCCGCTAATTTGCTGCACCTTGAACCCGAAAAGTGCTTGGTCGTAGAAGACGCTGGCGCTGGAGTAGAAGCGGCTCTAGCTGCCAATATGTGGGCTTTAGGAGTCGGGCCTCATGAACGTTTAGGTCACGCTCATCTAGTCTTACCAAGTCTGGAAAATACTAGTTGGGAAGACCTACAACGACGGTTAAATGAAGTCAGAAGTCAGTTTCGCTTCGCGATCTAA
- a CDS encoding phosphotransacetylase family protein has translation MTSAVRNLLIGSTEAYSGKSAAILGIAYQLQQTKLDIAYGKHLGTSLASNRTAGREEDLDFIAEELQLSGDRIHSPLLFLDEQTIHNRLQGQDPTDYPQKLRESVAKQSGELILWEGPGTIAEGKLFDLSLVQTAQVLDASVFLVARFHSIDLVDSLLAAKEQLGKYLLGVLINDVPTRKMEATSNIIRPFLEAQGIPVFGILPRSGLLRSVSVKELVNQLRAEVLCRPDKLDLMVESLTIGAMNVSSALEFFRKGLNMAVVTGGDRTEIQLAALETSTQCLILTGHIRPQRYILNRAEDLEIPVLSVDLDTLTTVEIIDRAFGNVRVHEPIKVHYIHELMAEHFDLKRFTNLLGF, from the coding sequence ATGACCAGCGCTGTCCGCAACTTGCTAATTGGTTCTACAGAAGCATATAGCGGCAAGTCAGCAGCAATTTTAGGGATTGCCTATCAGTTGCAGCAAACTAAATTAGATATAGCTTATGGCAAACACTTAGGGACTTCCTTGGCTAGTAACCGAACAGCAGGGAGAGAAGAAGATCTAGATTTCATTGCTGAGGAATTGCAATTGAGTGGCGATCGCATCCACTCACCGTTATTATTTCTCGACGAACAGACAATTCACAATCGACTTCAGGGGCAAGATCCAACCGATTATCCACAAAAACTCCGAGAATCTGTCGCCAAACAATCTGGAGAGCTAATCTTATGGGAAGGACCAGGAACCATTGCTGAAGGGAAACTATTCGATTTGTCTTTGGTACAAACTGCTCAGGTTCTAGATGCTAGCGTATTTTTAGTCGCCAGGTTCCACTCAATCGATTTGGTAGATTCCTTACTAGCAGCTAAAGAGCAATTGGGCAAATATTTGCTAGGAGTGCTGATTAATGATGTCCCAACTCGCAAAATGGAAGCCACTAGCAATATCATTAGACCTTTTTTAGAAGCCCAAGGGATACCTGTATTTGGCATTCTACCTCGCAGTGGTTTGCTCAGAAGCGTAAGCGTCAAGGAGCTAGTCAATCAATTACGGGCTGAGGTTCTATGTCGTCCAGATAAGTTAGATTTAATGGTAGAAAGTCTGACTATTGGGGCGATGAATGTCAGTTCTGCTTTAGAGTTTTTCCGCAAAGGCTTGAATATGGCGGTAGTGACGGGGGGCGATCGCACCGAAATTCAACTAGCTGCCCTCGAAACTTCCACTCAATGTCTCATTTTAACCGGTCACATTAGACCTCAACGTTATATCCTAAATCGGGCGGAAGATTTAGAAATTCCGGTTTTATCAGTAGATTTAGATACTTTAACCACTGTAGAAATCATCGATCGCGCTTTTGGTAACGTCCGAGTCCACGAACCTATTAAAGTTCACTACATTCACGAATTAATGGCAGAACACTTCGATCTCAAGCGGTTTACTAATTTATTGGGGTTTTAA